From a single Apium graveolens cultivar Ventura chromosome 2, ASM990537v1, whole genome shotgun sequence genomic region:
- the LOC141684305 gene encoding putative F-box protein PP2-B12 codes for MKNPSLLMLLLPCTLKGSCSKRPPMRGDTKGMNALPQDLIEEIVSRTSPAHTCGKLSLLSKSFRSAAESNNVWERFLPLDIISRRTVQNQRWYNDPWKQIGSDTLRHFPAKKDLYFFLCDNPLYIDNGAMYIWLDKLSGNKCFHIGPMSLTLGHLDGWKNSWLCKAQRFNRVPGLEQNLEIEGKISTSLLSQNTTYTAYLLFDFTTSCWFKGFRKIELLETFVGIDGYGESDNRRVNIPAHRLKYDKPAEFIGPLVLRKDGLYELELGNYLNKQGGENRELRMRLREVRNKDSKGGILVLGIEIRPSSSMKTS; via the exons ATGAAAAACCCTAGCCTTCTCATGTTACTTCTTCCCTGTACTCTGAAGGGTTCCTGCAGTAAAAGACCGCCTATGAGGGGTGATACGAAGGGGATGAATGCGTTACCACAAGACCTAATAGAAGAGATAGTGTCCCGTACCAGCCCTGCGCATACATGTGGTAAGCTATCACTTTTGTCCAAAAGTTTCCGGTCAGCCGCAGAATCTAACAACGTTTGGGAGAGATTTCTGCCGCTTGACATCATCTCCCGTCGGACAGTGCAAAATCAAAGGTGGTATAATGATCCTTGGAAACAAATTGGTTCAGATACTTTACGTCATTTTCCTGCCAAGAAAGATTTGTATTTCTTTCTTTGTGACAATCCTCTGTACATTGACAATGGTGCTATG TACATTTGGTTAGACAAGCTTAGCGGGAACAAGTGTTTTCATATTGGACCAATGAGTCTCACTTTAGGTCATCTAGACGGGTGGAAAAACTCATGGCTATGTAAAGCCCAGAG GTTTAATCGTGTACCCGGTCTTGAACAAAATCTTGAAATTGAGGGAAAGATAAGCACTTCACTATTATCGCAGAATACAACTTATACTGCTTACCTGTTATTTGATTTCACAACCTCTTGTTGGTTCAAAGGATTTCGTAAAATAGAACTGTTAGAAACTTTTGTTGGGATTGATGGTTATGGTGAAAGCGATAACAGACGCGTTAATATACCTGCACATCGTCTAAAGTATGATAAACCTGCAGAATTTATCGGTCCCCTGGTACTGAGAAAAGATGGACTGTATGAACTTGAATTGGGCAACTACTTGAACAAGCAAGGTGGTGAAAACCGTGAACTGCGGATGAGGTTGAGGGAAGTGAGAAATAAGGATTCAAAGGGTGGCATTCTTGTTTTAGGGATTGAGATCCGACCTAGCAGTTCTATGAAAACTAGTTAG